A window of the Neofelis nebulosa isolate mNeoNeb1 chromosome 13, mNeoNeb1.pri, whole genome shotgun sequence genome harbors these coding sequences:
- the MMS19 gene encoding MMS19 nucleotide excision repair protein homolog isoform X4, translated as MRTREEELKGLGADFTFGFIQVMDGEKDPRNLLVAFRIVHDLISRDYSLGPFVEELFEVTSCYFPIDFTPPPNDPHGIQREDLILSLRAVLASTPRFAEFLLPLLIEKVDSEILSAKLDSLQTLNACCAVYGQKELKDFLPSLWASIRREVFQTASERVEADGLAALHSLTACLSRSVLRADAEDLLDSFLSNILQDCRHHLCEPDMKLVWPSAKLLQAAAGASARACDHITSNVLPLLLEQFHKHSQSNQRRTILEMILGFLKLHQKWSYEDKDERPLNGFKDQLCSLVFMALTDPSAQLQLVGIRTLTVLGAQPDLLSSGDLELAVGHLYRLSFLEEDSQSCRVAALEASGALATLYPVAFSSHLVPKLAEELGRGELDLARGDEPAKCSRHLRCLQALSAISTHPSIVKETLPLLLQHLCQMNKGYMVAGTSEVIAVCQSLQQVAEKCQRDLESCWYFHQTAVPCLLALAVQASMPEKEHSVLRKVLLEDEVLASMVSVIGTATTHLSPDLAAQSVAHIVPLFLDGNVSFLPENSFPCRFQPFQDGSSGQRRLVALLMAFVCSLPRNVEIPQLNQLMRELVEMSCCPSCPSSSTAAAKCFAGLLNKLPAGQQLDEFLQLAVDKVEAGLSPGPYRSQAFTLLLWVTKALVLRYHPLSSCLTDRLMGLLGDPELGPAAADGFSLLMSDCTDVLTRAGHAEVRIMFRQRFFTDNVPALVQGFHAASQDVKPNYLKGLSHVLNRLPKPVLLPELPTLLSLLLEALSCSDCVVQLSTLSCLQPLLLEAPQVMSLHVDTLVTKFLNLSSSPSMAVRIAALQCMHALTRLPTPVLLPYKPQVIRALAKPLDDKKRLVRKEAVSARGEWFLLGSPGS; from the exons ATGCGAACCCGGGAAGAAG agctgAAGGGCCTAGGAGCTGACTTCACCTTTGGCTTCATCCAGGTGATGGATGGGGAAAAGGATCCGCGAAATCTTCTGGTGGCTTTCCGCATCGTCCATGACCTCATCTCTAGGGACTATAGTCTGG GACCCTTTGTGGAGGAGTTGTTTGAAGTGACGTCTTGTTACTTCCCTATTGATTTTACCCCT ccACCTAATGATCCCCACGGTATCCAGAGAGAAGACCTCATCCTGAGTCTTCGAGCTGTGCTGGCTTCTACACCGCGATTTGCTGAG TTCCTGCTGCCCCTGCTGATTGAGAAAGTAGATTCTGAGATTCTGAGTGCCAAGCTGGATTCTCTGCAGACTCTG AATGCTTGCTGTGCTGTGTACGGACAGAAGGAACTGAAAGACTTCCTCCCCAGCCTTTGGGCTTCTATCCGCAGAGAG GTGTTCCAGACGGCAAGTGAGCGGGTGGAGGCAGATGGCCTGGCAGCCCTCCACTCCCTGACTGCGTGTTTGTCtcgctctgtgctgagggctgatGCCGAGGACCTCCTTGACTCCTTCCTTAGCAACATTCTACAGG ACTGCAGGCACCATCTGTGTGAACCGGACATGAAACTGGTGTGGCCTAGTGCCAAACTGTTGCAGGCAGCTGCAGGTGCATCTGCTCGGGCCTGTGACCATATCACCAGCAACGTACTGCCTTTACTGCTGGAACAGTTCCACAAGCACAGTCAG AGCAACCAGCGGCGGACAATCCTTGAAATGATCCTGGGTTTCTTGAAGCTACACCAGAAATGGAGCTATGAAGACAAGG ATGAAAGGCCGCTGAATGGCTTCAAGGACCAGCTGTGCTCACTGGTGTTCATGGCTCTGACAGATCCCAGCGCCCAGCTTCAGCTTGTTGGCATCCGTACACTCACAGTCTTGGGTGCCCAGCCAG ATCTTCTCTCTTCTGGGGACTTGGAGCTGGCAGTGGGTCACCTGTACAGActgagcttcctggaggaggactCCCAGAGTTG CAGGGTGGCAGCACTGGAAGCATCGGGAGCCCTGGCCACTCTCTACCCTGTAGCCTTCAGCAGCCACCTAGTGCCCAAGCTTGCTGAGGAGCTGGGCAGAG GGGAGTTAGATTTGGCTAGAGGGGATGAGCCTGCCAAATGCTCCCGGCATCTGCGCTGTCTACAAGCCTTATCAGCTATATCAACACATCCCAGTATTGTCAAGGAGACCCTGCCTCTGCTGCTACAGCATCTCTGCCAGATGAATAAAG GGTATATGGTTGCAGGAACCAGTGAAGTTATTGCTGTCTGTCAGAGCCTCCAGCAGGTGGCAGAAAAATGCCAGCGGGACCTTGAGAGCTGCTGGTATTTCCATCAGACAGCTGTACCTTGCCTGCTCGCCCTGGCTGTGCAGGCTTCCATGCCAG aGAAGGAGCACTCAGTTCTGAGAAAAGTACTGTTGGAGGATGAGGTCTTGGCCTCCATGGTGTCTGTCATTGGCACTGCCACCACCCACTTGAGCCCTGA CTTAGCTGCCCAGAGTGTTGCCCACATTGTGCCCCTTTTCTTGGATGGCAACGTCTCCTTTCTGCCTGAAAACAGCTTCCCTTGCAGATTCCAGCCATTCCAG GATGGCTCCTCAGGGCAGAGGCGGCTGGTTGCATTGCTTATGGCCTTTGTCTGCTCCTTGCCTCGAAAT GTGGAAATCCCTCAACTGAACCAACTCATGCGGGAGCTTGTAGAGATGAGCTGCTGccccagctgcccctcctcctccaccgcTGCTGCCAAGTGCTTTGCAGGACTCCTCAACAAGCTCCCTGCAG GGCAACAGCTAGATGAATTCCTGCAGCTGGCAGTGGACAAAGTGGAGGCTGGCCTGAGCCCTGGCCCCTATCGTAGTCAGGCCTTCACACTGCTTCTCTGG GTAACAAAGGCCTTAGTGCTTAGATATCATCCTCTCAGCTCATGCCTTACAGACCGG CTCATGGGCCTCCTGGGTGATCCAGAACTAGGCCCAGCAGCAGCTGATGGCTTCTCTCTGCTCATGTCTGACTGCACGGACGTGTTGACCCGTGCTGGCCATGCTGAAGTGCGTATCATGTTCCGCCAGCGGTTCTTCACAGATAACGTGCCTGCTTTGGTCCAGGGTTTCCATGCTGCTTCCCAAG ATGTGAAGCCAAATTACCTGAAGGGCCTGTCTCACGTACTTAATAGGCTGCCTAAGCCTGTACTCCTACCAGAGTTGCCTACG CTGCTCTCCTTGCTGCTGGAGGCCCTGTCTTGCTCCGACTGTGTAGTTCAGCTCTCCACCCTCAGCTGCCTTCAGCCTCTTCTACTGGAAGCACCCCAGGTCATGAGTCTCCACGTTGACACCCTTGTCACCAAGTTTCTGAACCTCAGCTCTAGTCCCTCCATG GCTGTCCGGATTGCCGCATTGCAGTGCATGCACGCTCTCACTCGCCTGCCCACCCCTGTG CTGCTGCCGTATAAACCACAGGTGATCCGAGCCTTAGCCAAGCCCCTAGATGACAAGAAGAGACTGGTGCGCAAGGAGGCAGTGTCAGCCAGGGGAGAATG GTTTCTGCTGGGGAGCCCTGGCAGCTGA